In a single window of the Agrobacterium vitis genome:
- a CDS encoding MFS transporter → MTSNFGGLIQDVGAAWMMTSISSSESMVALVQASNTAPIMLFSLVAGALADGFDRRRVMLFAQVFLLTVSALLSLFTWFGLLTPWSLLAFTFLIGCGTALNSPAWQASVGDIVGREDLPSAVSLNSMGFNITRSVGPAIGGLIVALAGAATAFAINAVSYLAMIYALFRWKPVYPKNTLPRENLGHAIAAGLRYMAMSPNLMKVLFRGFFFGFCATAILSLLPLVVKDNLGGGPLAYGGLLGAFGIGAIAGAISNARIREKLSSEQIVSCSFAGFALASVLTGISHHFWLTAPALVLAGACWVLSLSLFNTVVQLSTPRWVVGRALSLYQTATFGGMAGGAWIWGLLAESGSAGHALVMAAGLMALGVGIGLALPMPAFATLDLNPLNRFNEPPLRLDIRPRSGPIVIQIDFEIDDKDVPEFLEVMVERRRIRLRDGAQNWALMRDLENPDIWTETYHTPTWVDYVRHNHRRTKADAEITDRLGDLHKGSKPPHVHRMIERQTIPPADDIFHKPHIDHH, encoded by the coding sequence ATCACCTCCAACTTCGGCGGCCTGATCCAGGATGTCGGCGCCGCCTGGATGATGACATCGATCTCCTCTTCGGAAAGCATGGTGGCGCTTGTCCAGGCCTCCAATACCGCGCCGATCATGCTGTTTTCGCTGGTGGCCGGGGCGCTGGCCGATGGGTTCGACCGCCGCCGGGTTATGCTGTTTGCGCAAGTCTTTCTGCTGACTGTCTCAGCACTCCTGTCGCTCTTCACGTGGTTTGGCCTGCTGACGCCGTGGTCGCTTCTGGCCTTCACCTTTCTGATCGGCTGCGGAACGGCCTTGAACAGCCCGGCCTGGCAAGCCTCGGTCGGCGATATCGTCGGGCGCGAAGACCTGCCCTCCGCCGTCTCGCTCAACAGCATGGGCTTCAACATTACCCGCAGCGTCGGTCCCGCCATTGGCGGCCTGATCGTCGCCCTGGCAGGCGCGGCGACAGCCTTTGCCATCAATGCCGTCAGTTACCTGGCGATGATCTATGCGTTGTTTCGCTGGAAGCCGGTCTATCCGAAAAACACCCTGCCCCGCGAAAATCTCGGCCACGCCATCGCCGCTGGCCTGCGCTACATGGCCATGTCGCCCAACCTGATGAAAGTGCTGTTTCGCGGGTTTTTCTTCGGTTTTTGCGCAACCGCGATCCTGTCCCTGCTGCCGCTGGTGGTGAAGGATAATCTCGGCGGAGGCCCGCTGGCCTATGGCGGCTTGCTGGGCGCTTTCGGGATCGGTGCCATTGCCGGTGCGATCTCCAATGCCCGTATTCGTGAAAAGCTGAGCAGCGAACAGATCGTCAGCTGTTCCTTCGCCGGCTTCGCGCTGGCCTCCGTTCTGACTGGCATTAGCCATCATTTCTGGCTGACGGCCCCTGCCCTGGTTCTGGCCGGAGCCTGCTGGGTGCTGTCGCTGTCGCTGTTCAATACGGTGGTGCAGCTTTCGACCCCGCGCTGGGTGGTGGGCCGGGCGCTGTCGCTCTACCAGACCGCCACCTTTGGTGGCATGGCGGGCGGAGCCTGGATCTGGGGCTTGCTGGCCGAATCCGGCAGCGCAGGTCATGCCCTGGTGATGGCGGCGGGGCTGATGGCTCTCGGTGTCGGCATTGGTCTCGCCTTGCCGATGCCCGCCTTTGCGACGCTTGATCTCAACCCGCTCAACCGTTTCAACGAACCGCCCCTGCGGCTGGATATCCGCCCGCGCAGCGGCCCGATTGTCATCCAGATCGATTTCGAGATCGACGACAAGGACGTGCCGGAATTTTTAGAGGTCATGGTTGAGCGCAGGCGCATCCGTCTGCGAGATGGCGCACAGAACTGGGCGCTGATGCGCGACCTGGAAAACCCTGACATTTGGACGGAAACCTATCACACCCCGACCTGGGTCGATTACGTCCGCCACAACCACCGCCGCACCAAGGCCGACGCCGAAATCACCGACCGGCTGGGAGACCTGCACAAAGGCTCAAAACCACCGCACGTCCACCGGATGATCGAACGCCAGACCATACCGCCTGCCGACGACATATTCCACAAACCGCATATCGATCATCATTGA
- a CDS encoding calcium-binding protein gives MVYILGGSGKDTLTGTSDFDNLSGGEGDDTINGGAGNDYLSGDGGNDAISGEDGSDSIRGGSGNDSLSGGDGVDTLYGEAGDDSLSGDAGNDVLNGGAGADILNGGDGTDTVNYTSSGAININLATGLASGGDAQGDTFVSIEVISASSQDDVLVGDDDDNVFKGGYGSDTISGGDGDDTLAGGWDADVINGGNGSDTASFIDNMAVVVNLKTGEMSGDAQGDVLIDIENLMGSYYDDTLTGDDGDNVIDGYYGWDLLDGGLGADTLKGGADGGAAVYTYSNEAVQINIDTGINTGGYAEGDVFEKILQVHGSAFNDTFTASKDARFAGGLGDDHYIVNSSSVYLIEQEGEGIDTVTTGLNRYSLTTNFENLTYTGTANFTGYGTVADNVMISGAGADYLHGNNGNDTLIGGAGADKLSGGGDNDTSSYRDSTSAVTVNLTTELAQGGFAQGDTFISIESLEGSAYNDTLTGDREDNTLRGGDGGDVLDGAAGSDTTSYLDSTSAVTVNLQSRTLSGGYANGDTIISIENLEGSAYADSLTGDDEANVLTGGTGADLLDGGAGSDTANYSDSTAGVIINLVTGQTAGGSAEGDVLVSIENVTGSSEADYLTGNDGSNVLSGGEGDDHLIGGSGDDLLKAGSGADILDGGDGSDTASYADSSVGISASLSGDAGVGGSAEGDVLISIETLEGSVYADTLSGSGYADVLRGGKDADTLFGLEGNDSLHGDGGNDVLYADAGDDTLAGGEGDDALYGGDGSDVFVFSSNYDNDVIFDFDSSADSIDLTSMGFATVSDAAAYATEIEDGVLFTFSHVDTLTVYGLNYASLTSSDTLM, from the coding sequence ATGGTATATATTTTGGGTGGAAGTGGCAAGGATACGCTCACAGGTACGTCTGACTTTGACAATCTCAGTGGGGGGGAAGGCGATGACACCATCAATGGTGGCGCAGGCAACGATTACCTCTCAGGGGATGGGGGAAATGATGCAATTTCGGGAGAAGACGGCTCCGATTCCATTCGAGGAGGCTCAGGCAACGACAGCCTTTCCGGCGGCGATGGAGTTGATACTCTTTATGGCGAAGCCGGCGATGACAGCCTTTCCGGCGATGCCGGTAACGATGTTCTGAATGGCGGAGCCGGGGCCGATATTCTGAACGGCGGCGATGGCACGGATACTGTCAATTATACGTCAAGCGGTGCGATCAATATAAATCTCGCGACGGGACTGGCGAGTGGAGGCGATGCGCAAGGCGATACCTTTGTCAGCATTGAGGTCATCAGTGCATCGAGCCAAGACGATGTTCTTGTCGGCGACGATGACGACAATGTCTTCAAGGGCGGCTATGGCAGTGATACCATTAGTGGTGGCGACGGCGATGACACGTTAGCAGGCGGCTGGGATGCGGATGTGATCAATGGCGGGAACGGCTCCGACACCGCAAGTTTCATCGACAACATGGCTGTGGTCGTCAATCTCAAAACCGGCGAGATGAGCGGCGATGCCCAAGGTGATGTCCTGATCGACATCGAAAACCTCATGGGCTCCTACTATGACGACACGCTTACCGGTGACGACGGCGATAACGTTATCGATGGATATTACGGTTGGGACCTTTTGGATGGCGGCTTGGGTGCCGACACACTCAAGGGCGGGGCGGATGGTGGAGCGGCAGTCTACACCTACTCGAACGAAGCTGTGCAGATCAACATCGACACCGGTATTAACACCGGCGGTTATGCCGAAGGTGATGTTTTTGAGAAAATACTTCAGGTCCATGGATCTGCTTTCAATGACACATTCACCGCCTCGAAAGATGCCCGTTTTGCAGGCGGCCTGGGTGATGATCACTACATTGTCAACAGCTCCTCCGTTTATCTGATCGAACAGGAGGGCGAAGGTATCGACACCGTGACGACCGGGTTAAACCGTTATTCTCTGACCACGAATTTTGAAAACCTCACTTACACCGGTACGGCCAATTTCACTGGATATGGAACGGTGGCCGATAACGTGATGATCAGCGGGGCCGGCGCGGATTACCTGCATGGAAACAACGGTAATGATACGCTGATCGGTGGGGCCGGCGCAGACAAGTTAAGCGGTGGCGGTGACAATGATACATCCAGCTATCGTGACTCGACGTCAGCGGTTACTGTCAATCTGACTACGGAGCTTGCGCAAGGTGGATTTGCACAAGGAGATACGTTTATCTCTATAGAAAGCCTGGAAGGTTCTGCATACAACGATACACTGACCGGCGACAGAGAAGACAATACACTGCGCGGCGGCGATGGCGGCGATGTATTGGACGGCGCGGCGGGCAGCGATACGACGAGTTACCTGGATTCGACCAGTGCGGTCACAGTTAATCTCCAAAGCCGCACGCTATCTGGTGGATATGCGAATGGAGATACCATCATCTCTATCGAAAATCTGGAAGGCTCAGCCTATGCTGACAGTCTGACTGGAGACGATGAAGCTAACGTTCTAACCGGCGGAACGGGTGCAGACCTTCTGGATGGCGGAGCCGGTTCAGATACGGCAAACTACAGCGACTCCACCGCAGGTGTAATCATCAATCTCGTAACTGGCCAAACAGCCGGTGGCTCGGCAGAAGGCGACGTACTCGTCTCAATAGAAAATGTCACAGGCTCCAGCGAAGCGGATTACCTGACGGGCAACGATGGCAGCAATGTGCTTTCTGGTGGAGAAGGCGATGACCATCTGATCGGCGGCAGCGGCGACGATCTGCTGAAAGCAGGCAGCGGCGCGGACATTCTGGATGGCGGCGACGGTAGCGATACTGCAAGTTACGCTGACTCTTCCGTTGGTATCAGCGCAAGTCTCTCTGGAGACGCTGGCGTCGGAGGTTCGGCAGAAGGTGATGTGCTGATCTCCATAGAAACGCTGGAGGGTTCCGTTTACGCCGACACTCTTTCGGGAAGCGGATATGCGGACGTTCTTAGGGGTGGCAAGGACGCTGATACGCTCTTTGGTCTTGAAGGTAACGATTCGCTTCATGGGGATGGCGGCAATGACGTCCTTTATGCGGACGCTGGCGATGACACTCTTGCCGGTGGCGAAGGCGACGATGCCCTCTACGGTGGTGACGGCAGCGACGTGTTCGTGTTCAGCTCAAACTATGACAATGATGTGATTTTCGACTTCGACTCGTCGGCAGATTCGATCGACCTGACCAGCATGGGCTTTGCCACCGTCAGTGACGCCGCCGCCTATGCAACCGAGATCGAAGACGGCGTGCTGTTCACCTTCAGTCACGTGGATACGCTGACAGTGTATGGCTTGAACTATGCAAGCCTGACATCCAGCGACACATTGATGTAA
- a CDS encoding glycosyltransferase family 61 protein gives MLNIAAVEVRSWTPEIYVAADAEGDDELEAFRQAIPLGYVSPEITFLRLGESFVLGWCGAIKSKNFGDIKHTLYGVYPDIVDELVPKNAKISQIEEISPLIIGNGWYKNYYHWTLQAIGCLLIYKKHRDDGNILLAMPRLNGWRNEALSLTGFNGQLLEMDHHHVLHVDDCITSNLIGGGFAHAPHPAVMAEFEALAQRVKIERRFSRKIYVSRLDAGDVRRVVNERAVCALLESRGFEIITPGELSVKEQVVAFRDAEVIVAPHGAGLANLVYCQPGAKTSVIELLQVHCINACYARICQEKRLDYTAIINPDRPGQNADGTAKEVKVRNDMWQIVDLALLEKVLAA, from the coding sequence ATGCTGAACATCGCAGCTGTTGAAGTGCGCTCCTGGACACCTGAAATTTATGTTGCCGCCGATGCTGAGGGTGACGACGAGCTGGAGGCATTTCGACAGGCCATTCCGCTTGGTTACGTTAGCCCGGAAATCACCTTTCTCAGGCTTGGCGAGTCCTTCGTTCTGGGCTGGTGCGGTGCGATAAAATCGAAAAATTTCGGGGATATCAAGCACACGCTCTATGGCGTATATCCAGATATAGTCGATGAATTGGTTCCTAAAAATGCGAAAATATCTCAGATAGAGGAGATATCTCCGCTTATCATTGGTAATGGTTGGTACAAAAACTATTATCATTGGACGTTACAGGCCATCGGCTGTCTATTGATTTATAAAAAACACCGTGATGATGGTAATATTCTATTGGCAATGCCGCGTCTGAATGGTTGGAGGAATGAAGCTCTTTCTCTCACCGGATTCAATGGGCAATTGCTCGAAATGGACCATCACCATGTTTTGCATGTCGATGACTGCATCACGAGTAATCTGATAGGCGGCGGTTTTGCTCACGCGCCACATCCAGCCGTGATGGCTGAATTCGAGGCCCTTGCGCAGCGTGTCAAGATTGAGCGCCGGTTCAGCCGCAAGATCTATGTTTCGCGCCTGGATGCTGGAGATGTGCGCCGGGTTGTCAATGAAAGGGCTGTATGTGCGTTGCTCGAAAGCCGTGGGTTTGAAATCATCACACCTGGTGAGCTTTCCGTAAAGGAACAGGTCGTGGCTTTCCGCGATGCCGAGGTGATTGTCGCCCCGCATGGTGCAGGCTTGGCAAATCTGGTTTATTGCCAGCCGGGCGCCAAAACCAGCGTTATCGAACTGTTGCAGGTCCACTGCATCAATGCCTGCTATGCCCGAATTTGTCAGGAAAAACGACTGGATTACACGGCAATCATCAATCCCGATAGGCCCGGCCAGAACGCTGACGGGACAGCGAAAGAGGTCAAGGTCAGAAACGATATGTGGCAGATCGTCGATCTTGCCCTGTTGGAAAAAGTCTTGGCCGCATGA
- a CDS encoding beta strand repeat-containing protein — MATLTGDSGNNVLNGTTAADTISGLAGDDTLNGGDGNDTLKGGAGADALKGGAGSDTASYAGSVAVNVNLKTGITSGGDAAGDTFDSIENLTGSNNADTLTGDDGDNVISGGSHNDTLDGGKGADTLDGGTGTDTVTYAKSDAAVHVIFDERGYNYGYGLGGDAQGDNYIWVDKVIGSDFDDTFTGIKSTVTFSGGKGNDTYEISNASFTVIEANGEGNNDTVLTSINYTQPDYVETLEYNGTGDFTGTGNDQNNTIVGGSGNDTLIGNGGADKLKGGSGSDTASYEKSAAVNINLKTGEKSGGDAAGDEFTSIENLTGSVNKDTLTGDDGNNVIDGGGSDDVLEGGKGADTLIGGANTDTASYAGSDAAVQINLVTGIHTGGDAEGDTLTTIEKIAGSDFKDTFTASSSITFAGGEGDDTYYVGSTSVTVSEAADEGSDTVRTSIDYTLTKNVENLVYTGSNNFTGTGNDLDNTISGDTGNDTLIGDGGADKLEGGLGSDTASYYGSNGVTVSLASSIGATGDAIGDTFDSIENLTGSGTADTLTGDDGDNVISGANGNDTLDGGKGADTLDGGAGGGDTVTYAKSDTAVHVIFDERDNGNGYGLGGDAQGDDYLAIEKVIGSDLNDTFTGIKSKVTFAGGDGDDTYEISNTSFTVIEANGEGNNDTVLTSINYTQPDYVETLKYTGTGDFTGTGNDQNNTIVGGAGNDTLIGNGGADKLEGGSGSDTAKYEGSAAVNINLKTNLATGGEAAGDTFFSVENLTGSSYADTLTGDDNNNVFNGGAGKDTLAGGKGADTLIGGYGDDILVGGEGADTLTGGGDTDTASYASSLAAIQINLVTGANTGGDAAGDTLTGIDTIIGSDFNDTFTASSSITFAGGEGDDAYVVGSTSVTVSEAADEGSDTVRTSIDYTLTNNVENLVYTGSNNFTGTGNALNNTIIGGSGNDTLIGKAGADALIGGSGSDTASYAGSAAVNVNLKTNLATGGEAEKDTFSSIENLTGSSSADTLTGDDNNNVLSGSGGNDTLAGGKGADTLNGGDGSDTANYANSFAAIQINLVTGTHTGGDAADDTLSSIEGVIGSQYDDRFTSASTGTLSGGGGNDTYVVSQGASTTVLVEEANAGKDTVETTLTSYTLKTNFENLTHTDSTNFLGYGNSADNVIVSQGGVDKLYGYTGNDTIRGGSGGDTIDGGDGSDTASYSDSTAAVTINLSTKTISGGYATGDVFTSIENVEGSAYADTLTGDTGANVLSGGAGDDLLIGGAGADTLNGGAGQDKVTYEASAAAVKVDLSTGTATGGDAQGDKFSSIERVIGSSFNDTLIGSSAAEMLTGGAGDDILIGGGGNDVLNGGEGADVLDGGAGNYDTLNYSAATSAVMLDLTTGTGSGYAAGDTFTGIEAFTGSAYGDTYTGSTYAAEYNVGAGNDTILAGSGAEKINGGAGTDTASYELSTAGVSVNLVTNVGSGGYAEGDHYSSIEVVVGSAFGDTFTTSTAKTLSGGLGDDTYDIASSASAITENADAGIDLVKTSSASYTLGDNLENLTYTGTANFTGSGNSADNVLTGGAGDDVLDGGTGNDGLYGGEGRDAFVFNTSYGNDVVFDFQASSDTIDLTGMGFATVSDAAAYASEIEDGVLFNFGNGDTLTVHGLSYASLTSSDTLM; from the coding sequence ATGGCGACTTTAACGGGCGATTCTGGAAATAATGTTTTAAACGGAACAACGGCAGCTGATACGATTTCAGGCCTGGCTGGTGATGATACATTAAACGGCGGCGATGGTAACGATACGCTAAAAGGTGGAGCAGGTGCTGACGCTTTAAAGGGCGGGGCGGGCTCCGACACGGCCAGTTATGCTGGAAGTGTGGCGGTCAACGTCAACCTCAAGACCGGCATCACATCTGGTGGAGACGCTGCTGGCGACACGTTCGACAGTATCGAAAATCTGACAGGGTCGAACAACGCCGACACGCTGACCGGCGATGATGGTGACAACGTTATATCCGGAGGCAGCCACAATGACACCCTGGACGGTGGCAAAGGAGCCGATACGCTGGACGGCGGCACCGGCACTGACACGGTAACCTACGCCAAGTCAGATGCAGCTGTACATGTGATCTTCGATGAACGTGGTTATAACTATGGCTATGGATTGGGTGGCGATGCTCAGGGTGATAATTATATCTGGGTCGACAAGGTCATTGGATCAGACTTCGATGATACATTTACCGGGATAAAGTCTACCGTTACCTTTTCAGGTGGCAAGGGTAACGACACCTACGAAATTAGCAACGCAAGTTTCACTGTGATCGAAGCCAACGGCGAAGGCAACAATGACACAGTCCTTACGTCAATCAATTATACGCAGCCGGACTATGTCGAAACGCTGGAATACAATGGAACCGGTGACTTTACCGGCACTGGAAACGATCAGAACAATACAATCGTTGGCGGCTCAGGCAACGACACGCTGATCGGCAATGGTGGAGCCGATAAGCTAAAAGGCGGATCGGGCTCCGACACAGCCAGCTATGAGAAAAGCGCAGCGGTCAATATCAACCTCAAGACCGGCGAGAAATCAGGTGGAGATGCCGCTGGCGATGAATTCACCAGCATCGAAAACCTCACAGGATCAGTTAATAAAGACACGCTGACTGGTGACGACGGTAACAATGTCATCGATGGCGGCGGTTCCGACGATGTTCTTGAAGGTGGCAAAGGTGCTGATACCCTGATAGGTGGTGCCAACACAGATACGGCCAGCTATGCTGGCTCCGACGCAGCAGTACAAATCAATCTCGTCACGGGCATTCACACCGGCGGCGATGCCGAAGGCGACACATTAACCACAATCGAAAAAATCGCCGGCTCAGACTTCAAGGACACATTCACCGCATCAAGCTCCATCACCTTCGCAGGTGGAGAAGGGGATGACACCTATTACGTTGGCAGCACCAGCGTCACCGTCTCCGAGGCAGCAGATGAGGGCAGCGATACTGTCCGTACATCAATTGATTACACCCTAACGAAAAATGTCGAGAATCTCGTATATACCGGCTCCAATAACTTCACCGGCACAGGTAACGATCTGGACAACACCATCAGCGGCGACACGGGTAACGACACGCTGATCGGCGATGGTGGAGCCGATAAGCTAGAAGGCGGGTTAGGCTCCGACACGGCCAGCTATTACGGAAGCAACGGCGTTACGGTCAGCCTGGCCAGCAGCATCGGCGCAACTGGCGATGCAATTGGCGATACGTTTGACAGTATCGAGAACCTGACAGGGTCGGGCACCGCCGATACCCTTACGGGCGACGACGGTGACAATGTCATATCCGGTGCCAACGGCAATGACACGCTGGACGGAGGCAAAGGGGCCGACACGCTGGACGGCGGCGCTGGCGGCGGTGATACCGTAACCTACGCCAAATCAGATACCGCTGTTCATGTGATCTTCGATGAACGTGATAATGGCAATGGCTATGGATTGGGTGGCGATGCTCAGGGTGATGATTATCTCGCGATCGAAAAGGTCATTGGATCAGACCTCAATGATACTTTTACTGGGATAAAATCAAAAGTTACATTTGCAGGTGGCGATGGTGACGACACCTACGAAATTAGCAATACAAGTTTCACTGTGATCGAAGCCAACGGCGAAGGCAACAATGACACAGTCCTTACGTCAATCAATTATACGCAGCCGGACTATGTCGAAACGCTGAAATATACTGGAACCGGTGACTTTACCGGCACTGGAAACGATCAGAACAATACCATCGTTGGCGGCGCGGGTAACGACACGCTGATCGGCAATGGTGGAGCCGATAAGCTAGAAGGCGGATCGGGCTCCGACACAGCGAAGTATGAGGGAAGCGCGGCGGTCAATATCAACCTCAAGACCAATTTAGCGACTGGCGGCGAAGCGGCTGGCGATACATTCTTCAGTGTCGAGAACCTGACGGGTTCCAGCTACGCCGACACGCTGACGGGTGATGACAACAACAACGTTTTCAACGGTGGCGCTGGCAAAGACACGCTAGCAGGCGGCAAAGGCGCCGATACCCTGATAGGTGGTTATGGCGATGACATCTTGGTAGGTGGCGAGGGAGCCGACACGCTGACCGGTGGCGGTGACACTGACACGGCAAGCTACGCCAGTTCGTTAGCCGCTATCCAAATCAATCTCGTCACCGGCGCGAATACGGGCGGTGATGCAGCAGGTGATACGCTGACCGGCATCGACACGATTATCGGCTCAGACTTCAACGACACATTCACCGCATCAAGCTCCATCACCTTCGCAGGTGGAGAAGGGGATGACGCTTATGTCGTCGGCAGCACCAGCGTCACCGTCTCCGAGGCAGCAGATGAGGGCAGCGATACTGTCCGGACATCAATTGATTACACCCTAACGAACAATGTCGAGAATCTCGTATATACCGGCTCCAATAACTTCACCGGTACGGGTAACGCCCTGAACAACACGATCATCGGCGGGTCGGGCAATGACACGCTGATCGGGAAGGCAGGCGCCGATGCCTTGATTGGCGGGTCGGGCTCCGATACCGCAAGCTATGCTGGAAGCGCAGCAGTCAATGTCAACCTCAAGACCAATCTTGCGACCGGCGGCGAAGCTGAGAAAGACACATTCTCCAGCATCGAGAACCTGACAGGGTCGAGCAGCGCCGATACGTTAACGGGTGATGACAACAACAATGTTCTCAGCGGTAGCGGCGGCAATGACACCTTGGCAGGTGGCAAAGGCGCCGACACGCTGAACGGCGGCGATGGCAGTGACACGGCAAACTACGCCAACTCCTTTGCGGCCATCCAGATCAATCTCGTCACCGGCACCCATACGGGCGGTGATGCCGCAGATGACACACTGAGCAGCATCGAAGGCGTGATCGGTTCTCAATATGACGACCGATTCACCTCGGCATCAACAGGAACGCTTTCCGGTGGCGGTGGCAATGACACCTATGTCGTCAGCCAAGGTGCCAGTACGACGGTCCTGGTCGAAGAGGCAAATGCTGGCAAGGATACGGTTGAAACAACCTTGACCAGCTACACGCTGAAAACCAATTTCGAAAACCTCACCCACACCGACTCGACCAATTTTCTCGGTTACGGCAATAGTGCCGACAACGTCATCGTCAGTCAGGGCGGCGTCGATAAGCTCTATGGCTATACTGGCAACGATACGATCCGTGGCGGCAGCGGTGGCGACACCATTGACGGTGGCGACGGAAGCGACACGGCAAGCTACAGCGATTCGACCGCCGCGGTGACCATTAATCTTTCCACGAAAACGATCTCCGGCGGTTACGCAACAGGCGATGTGTTCACCAGCATCGAAAACGTCGAAGGATCGGCCTATGCCGATACGCTGACAGGAGACACCGGCGCCAACGTACTATCGGGTGGAGCGGGCGATGACCTATTGATCGGTGGCGCGGGTGCTGACACGCTGAATGGCGGCGCGGGCCAAGACAAGGTCACCTATGAAGCCTCGGCTGCGGCAGTCAAAGTTGATCTCAGCACTGGAACTGCAACAGGTGGCGATGCACAAGGCGATAAATTCAGCAGCATCGAACGTGTCATCGGCTCCAGCTTCAATGATACGCTGATTGGAAGCAGCGCGGCGGAAATGTTAACCGGCGGCGCTGGCGACGATATTCTGATCGGCGGCGGTGGCAATGACGTCCTGAACGGTGGAGAGGGCGCCGATGTCCTCGATGGCGGCGCCGGGAATTACGATACGCTCAACTACTCTGCTGCAACATCGGCGGTAATGCTGGATCTGACGACAGGAACCGGCTCCGGCTATGCGGCGGGCGATACGTTTACCGGGATCGAGGCCTTCACCGGCAGCGCTTATGGTGACACCTATACCGGCAGCACCTACGCTGCCGAATATAATGTCGGTGCTGGCAATGACACTATTTTGGCGGGCTCCGGCGCCGAGAAAATCAATGGTGGCGCGGGGACGGATACCGCAAGCTATGAACTGTCCACCGCAGGTGTTTCCGTCAACCTTGTGACAAATGTCGGCAGCGGCGGTTACGCCGAGGGCGATCACTATAGCAGCATCGAGGTTGTCGTCGGCTCCGCCTTTGGTGACACATTCACCACAAGCACCGCCAAGACCCTGTCAGGCGGCCTTGGCGATGACACCTATGACATCGCAAGTTCGGCAAGCGCGATTACGGAAAATGCCGATGCGGGGATTGATCTCGTCAAGACCAGCAGTGCCAGCTATACGCTGGGCGATAATCTCGAAAACCTCACCTATACCGGCACAGCCAACTTCACCGGCTCCGGCAACAGCGCCGACAATGTGCTGACCGGCGGCGCTGGCGATGACGTGCTGGATGGTGGCACCGGCAATGACGGACTATATGGCGGTGAAGGCCGCGATGCGTTCGTGTTCAACACCAGCTATGGCAATGATGTCGTTTTCGACTTCCAGGCCTCGTCGGACACAATCGATCTGACCGGCATGGGCTTTGCCACCGTCAGCGACGCCGCCGCCTATGCCAGCGAGATCGAGGACGGCGTGCTGTTCAACTTCGGCAACGGCGATACGCTGACGGTGCATGGCTTGAGCTATGCAAGCCTGACATCAAGCGACACATTGATGTAA